In the Candidatus Electrothrix rattekaaiensis genome, one interval contains:
- a CDS encoding hemolysin family protein, with product MSTDGLLLIIYVLLALMFSFLCSVAESVLLSITPSYIEGQKEKRPHFAAMLKQLRQDNVDRSLAAILTLNTIAHTVGAIGAGSKATVVFGNAWFGLFSAVMTLLILFLSEIVPKTLGTVYWAQLVGPTSYIVNTLIIVLYPLVWISERLTKSISHGKTTHIFSRDEFIAMARIGVKTGQIRDKESNIIRNIFRFESLKVNDIMTPRAVISALPEDMKIIDSMKQVAQTPFSRLPLYAMHIDDITGFVLKEDILINAAQKQSDKKLNALKREIFFVPESVSLIVLLERFLKDRQHIAIVVDEHGGTDGLVTLEDLIETIMGMEIMDETDDVEDMRSLARNQWKKRATALGIDADIVDERKTEQANAAEAQSRTADEQP from the coding sequence ATGAGCACTGATGGTCTGCTGTTAATAATTTACGTCCTGCTGGCACTCATGTTTTCATTTCTCTGTTCCGTGGCGGAATCGGTACTCTTAAGTATTACGCCTTCATATATCGAAGGACAGAAAGAAAAGCGGCCTCATTTTGCGGCAATGTTGAAACAACTGAGACAAGATAATGTGGACCGATCACTTGCGGCTATTTTGACGCTCAACACTATTGCGCATACGGTCGGTGCCATCGGTGCTGGCTCCAAAGCGACAGTCGTCTTTGGAAACGCATGGTTTGGCCTGTTTTCGGCTGTCATGACGCTTTTGATCCTTTTTCTTTCTGAAATCGTGCCCAAAACTTTAGGCACCGTCTACTGGGCACAACTTGTAGGCCCAACTTCGTATATTGTAAACACCTTGATTATAGTCCTTTATCCCCTCGTATGGATTTCAGAAAGGCTGACAAAATCTATTTCACATGGAAAGACCACTCATATTTTCAGTAGAGACGAATTCATCGCCATGGCTCGGATAGGTGTAAAAACGGGGCAAATTCGCGATAAGGAATCAAATATTATCCGAAACATATTCCGATTCGAGTCGCTCAAAGTGAACGATATTATGACGCCACGTGCTGTAATCTCTGCATTACCCGAGGACATGAAAATTATCGACTCAATGAAACAAGTTGCCCAAACCCCTTTTTCACGCCTCCCGCTCTATGCGATGCATATTGACGACATAACTGGTTTTGTTCTTAAAGAAGATATTCTGATTAACGCCGCCCAGAAGCAAAGCGACAAAAAGCTCAACGCATTGAAGCGTGAAATATTTTTTGTTCCTGAGTCGGTTTCGTTGATAGTATTGTTGGAGAGGTTTCTTAAGGACCGCCAGCACATTGCTATAGTTGTTGATGAGCATGGTGGGACGGATGGACTGGTAACACTGGAGGATCTAATCGAAACGATTATGGGCATGGAAATTATGGATGAAACAGACGATGTTGAAGACATGCGTTCTCTGGCACGGAACCAATGGAAGAAACGTGCAACGGCTCTGGGGATTGATGCTGATATCGTTGACGAAAGAAAGACCGAACAGGCTAATGCAGCTGAGGCACAAAGCCGCACAGCTGATGAGCAGCCTTAG
- a CDS encoding CDP-alcohol phosphatidyltransferase family protein has translation MEKFIQFVPNILSSFRLVLSFLFLVAPESSWIWLIIGGGSSDALDGWVARRWHVQSKTGAILDAVADKMFVLSALLTISVHGKFPLFLMPLLLARDLLVAGTAVYAVSISEWASFHRMDVRWSGKLATIAQFFFLLTAVLWSDKVSFALWPAILFSTAAAADYGQLFMLELRQRAQKSSS, from the coding sequence ATGGAAAAATTTATTCAATTTGTACCAAATATTTTATCAAGTTTTCGATTAGTTCTGTCTTTTCTCTTTCTCGTGGCCCCGGAGTCCTCCTGGATATGGCTGATTATCGGGGGAGGGAGCAGTGATGCTCTGGACGGCTGGGTAGCTCGGCGTTGGCATGTTCAAAGTAAAACAGGAGCCATACTTGATGCGGTTGCAGATAAAATGTTTGTTCTCTCTGCCCTGCTGACGATTTCTGTCCACGGGAAGTTTCCTCTCTTTTTGATGCCCCTTTTACTGGCCCGCGATCTCTTGGTGGCTGGCACCGCAGTATATGCGGTATCCATCAGCGAATGGGCGTCTTTCCATCGAATGGATGTTCGTTGGTCCGGCAAGCTGGCCACAATCGCGCAGTTTTTTTTCCTGCTAACAGCTGTATTGTGGAGTGACAAGGTGAGCTTTGCTCTCTGGCCTGCAATCTTATTCAGTACAGCTGCTGCTGCCGATTACGGCCAGCTTTTCATGCTGGAGCTGCGACAACGGGCTCAAAAGAGTTCCTCATGA
- a CDS encoding peptidase U32 family protein produces the protein MHKKLKKKKSMELLAPAGSFPAFEAALEAGADAVYVGAPGFNARALSRDFSFAEIGSMIRQARQQGVRLYIAMNSLMKESELPAALEALSCFEALRPDALIIQDLGLLYLARTWFPDLPLHASTLMSVHNSLGADELTKLGFERVVLARELTIEEIAAIHRKTGAELEVFIHGAMCFSYSGLCLFSSMHGGKSSLRGQCVQPCRRHYSWQRPGKQAAPPSHSRKNQKQKSGPAAGYLFSMNDLCGIDMLPEMRDAGVSCLKIEGRLKSAQYVANTVTAYRMALDSLDEPDAVQEKILQEAHKLLDEAMGRKRSSGYLLSEKPSEAITPSQSGNSGRMLGRIKGMQQERTRDGKNKLTLQILLAAQVSEGDRLRLHDEQSGNRFSFTLRSLQVGGQRQKTAHAGQKAQFSLLVERKAQVHRHFQGTLFKVDVGSRITAERSGHKRREKLSTHKVVADKAKVEDILGQLAWKRGPVTLNLSGKGQGKGGKSGKTGGRRPAQKEPPWWVAVAKLGDLRQRMPVRPARFLVPFNRENIRQLDQLSDKIKKYSSRVLWCLPPILHEADLDWAQQALRKLSEKGYTRFSLGHFSQYGLFLPLIEGLKDFSPELYGNYTLNLLNSAALQAAAHLGYQGALFSLESEGDNFASALHHYTRQTSGRRSRRNEGRDIPSKIQVGVYAYGYPPLFTARLDSTHFRYQQSLASPQEEYFTLEHQNGLTTARAVQPFSQLQQRQELVSMGADFLLLDLSNGAISREAATLSSLLNHGEPRKTGKGKQPAIMRGNFDGVLV, from the coding sequence ATGCACAAAAAATTAAAAAAGAAAAAATCAATGGAACTCCTTGCTCCGGCAGGGAGCTTCCCTGCCTTTGAAGCAGCCCTTGAAGCCGGTGCTGACGCGGTATACGTGGGTGCTCCGGGTTTCAACGCCCGTGCCCTGAGCCGGGATTTCTCCTTTGCCGAGATCGGTTCCATGATTCGCCAGGCCCGTCAACAGGGGGTCAGGCTGTACATTGCCATGAACAGTCTGATGAAGGAATCTGAACTGCCTGCGGCCTTGGAGGCACTTTCCTGCTTTGAGGCATTGCGCCCTGATGCCCTGATCATTCAAGACCTGGGCCTCCTTTACCTTGCCCGGACCTGGTTTCCAGACCTGCCCCTACATGCCTCCACCCTGATGTCGGTCCATAATTCCCTTGGAGCAGACGAGCTGACCAAGCTGGGATTTGAGCGGGTGGTCTTAGCTCGCGAGCTGACCATCGAAGAAATTGCAGCTATTCACCGGAAAACCGGTGCCGAGCTGGAGGTCTTTATCCACGGTGCCATGTGCTTCAGTTATTCCGGGCTCTGTCTCTTTTCCAGCATGCATGGAGGGAAATCAAGCCTCCGTGGCCAATGCGTTCAACCCTGTCGCCGCCATTATTCTTGGCAACGCCCCGGTAAACAGGCAGCCCCCCCCTCTCATAGCAGGAAAAATCAAAAACAAAAAAGCGGCCCAGCAGCTGGCTATCTTTTTTCCATGAATGATCTTTGCGGAATTGACATGCTCCCTGAAATGCGGGATGCCGGTGTCAGCTGTCTTAAGATCGAAGGGCGATTAAAGAGTGCTCAATACGTGGCCAACACGGTGACAGCCTACCGAATGGCTCTGGATTCCTTGGATGAACCAGATGCTGTGCAAGAAAAAATCTTACAGGAGGCTCATAAGCTTCTTGATGAGGCAATGGGCAGAAAACGATCCAGTGGCTATCTGCTCTCGGAAAAACCGTCCGAGGCCATAACCCCTTCCCAATCCGGCAATAGCGGCAGGATGCTTGGCCGGATCAAGGGAATGCAACAGGAACGAACCCGGGACGGGAAGAACAAGTTAACCCTTCAAATCCTCCTCGCTGCCCAAGTAAGCGAAGGAGACCGACTTCGTCTTCATGATGAACAGAGTGGCAATCGCTTCAGTTTTACCCTGCGCTCCTTACAAGTTGGGGGGCAACGCCAAAAAACCGCTCATGCTGGCCAAAAAGCGCAGTTTTCCTTACTGGTTGAAAGAAAAGCGCAGGTGCATCGTCATTTCCAGGGCACGCTGTTTAAAGTGGATGTAGGCTCCCGGATTACAGCCGAACGAAGCGGGCATAAACGGAGGGAAAAGCTCTCCACCCATAAGGTGGTAGCGGATAAGGCAAAGGTCGAGGATATCCTTGGCCAATTGGCCTGGAAGCGAGGACCGGTTACCCTCAATCTTTCTGGTAAAGGGCAGGGGAAAGGAGGGAAAAGCGGCAAAACCGGAGGGCGTCGTCCTGCGCAAAAAGAACCGCCTTGGTGGGTAGCCGTGGCCAAGCTTGGAGATCTTCGGCAGCGGATGCCCGTACGACCAGCCCGTTTTCTGGTTCCGTTCAACCGGGAAAATATCCGTCAGCTCGATCAACTTTCTGATAAAATTAAAAAATACAGTTCTCGTGTTCTCTGGTGCCTCCCACCTATTCTCCACGAAGCAGATCTGGATTGGGCGCAACAGGCACTCAGAAAACTCAGTGAAAAAGGCTATACCCGTTTCTCCTTGGGCCATTTTTCACAATATGGGCTTTTTCTTCCTCTCATAGAAGGCCTGAAAGATTTCAGTCCAGAGTTGTACGGCAACTATACTCTCAATCTGCTCAACTCGGCAGCCCTTCAGGCAGCAGCTCATCTCGGCTACCAGGGAGCACTTTTTTCCCTTGAAAGCGAAGGGGACAACTTTGCCTCCGCCCTCCATCATTATACACGACAAACTTCGGGGAGGAGATCAAGAAGAAATGAGGGCAGGGATATACCTTCAAAAATACAGGTGGGTGTCTATGCCTATGGCTATCCCCCCCTCTTCACGGCCCGCCTGGACAGTACCCATTTTCGCTATCAGCAATCCCTTGCGAGCCCGCAGGAGGAATACTTTACCTTAGAGCACCAGAACGGCTTGACAACAGCCCGGGCTGTGCAGCCCTTTTCCCAGCTCCAGCAGCGGCAAGAGCTCGTCAGCATGGGTGCTGATTTCCTCTTGCTTGACCTGAGCAACGGTGCAATCAGTCGGGAAGCGGCAACACTGAGCAGTCTCTTAAACCACGGCGAGCCACGGAAAACAGGAAAAGGTAAACAGCCCGCAATCATGCGGGGTAATTTTGACGGTGTTTTGGTGTGA
- a CDS encoding DNA recombination protein RmuC, which translates to MAADNFFALIAQLHFPSLIIGIILTALSMLSLLLVICNRLQRENLLLSLQLEQSEEDARRFAQEVEALRQERESLRQQKEEAERDNIGLEAFLHETRAIAGERQQFLAQSKQQLAEDFYNLSRKVMAEQGRVLQEQHSGGLEHLLSPVRNQLDAFRQKVEDVYDRESRDRLSLIKEVEHLRQLNERISQEAVDLTKALQGTNKLQGQWGEMVLERLLEESGLRPGSEFATQVSLRDEQGRLKQPDVIVYLPENRAVIVDAKMSLNSYVEASRTDDEKEREQHLTSHINSIQQHVNGLSKKQYQQLPELTTLDFVLLFIPVEGAFQAAVSRKPELLTQSLRRRVMIASPSTLLAILRTIHHIWRMDEQNRNSQIIAQEAGKLYDKFVGFTEAFSEVGNRLDQARQSWQLAEKRLSTGKGNLIDRAEALRQLGVQPSKDLSKER; encoded by the coding sequence TTGGCTGCGGATAATTTTTTTGCCCTGATAGCTCAGCTCCATTTCCCTTCCCTGATCATCGGCATTATCCTGACCGCCCTGAGTATGCTGTCTTTGCTCCTGGTGATCTGCAATCGGCTCCAGCGCGAGAATCTCCTGCTTTCCCTGCAACTGGAGCAGAGCGAGGAAGATGCCCGCCGTTTTGCGCAGGAGGTGGAAGCCCTGCGTCAAGAGCGGGAGAGCCTGCGTCAGCAAAAGGAAGAGGCGGAGCGGGATAACATCGGTCTGGAGGCCTTTCTCCATGAAACCCGTGCCATTGCCGGTGAGCGCCAGCAGTTCCTCGCCCAGAGCAAACAACAGCTGGCAGAGGATTTTTATAATCTTTCCCGCAAGGTTATGGCCGAGCAGGGCCGGGTGCTTCAGGAGCAGCATTCTGGTGGACTGGAGCATCTTCTTTCGCCGGTGCGCAATCAACTGGATGCCTTTCGCCAAAAGGTGGAGGATGTCTATGACCGGGAATCCCGTGATCGCCTCTCCCTGATCAAGGAGGTGGAGCATCTCAGGCAGTTGAACGAACGGATCAGCCAGGAAGCAGTTGATCTGACCAAGGCCTTGCAGGGCACCAATAAGTTGCAGGGCCAATGGGGCGAGATGGTTTTGGAACGACTCCTGGAAGAATCCGGTCTCCGACCGGGCTCTGAGTTTGCCACCCAAGTTTCCCTGCGCGATGAGCAGGGCCGCCTCAAACAGCCGGATGTGATTGTTTATCTGCCGGAGAACAGGGCCGTGATCGTTGATGCCAAGATGTCCCTGAACAGCTATGTCGAGGCCAGCCGGACCGATGATGAGAAGGAGCGGGAACAGCATCTGACCAGCCATATCAACTCCATCCAGCAGCATGTGAACGGCTTGAGCAAAAAGCAGTATCAGCAACTCCCTGAGCTGACCACCCTTGATTTTGTTCTCCTCTTTATCCCGGTGGAAGGGGCCTTTCAGGCGGCGGTCAGCAGGAAGCCGGAATTACTTACCCAGTCCCTTCGGCGGCGGGTGATGATCGCCTCGCCTTCAACCCTGCTGGCTATCCTCCGTACCATCCATCATATCTGGCGGATGGATGAGCAGAACCGCAACAGTCAGATCATTGCTCAGGAGGCTGGGAAACTTTATGATAAATTTGTCGGTTTTACCGAAGCCTTTAGCGAGGTAGGCAACCGGCTGGATCAGGCCCGCCAGAGTTGGCAATTAGCGGAAAAACGGCTGAGCACGGGCAAAGGTAATCTCATAGACCGGGCCGAGGCCCTGCGACAGCTCGGGGTTCAACCGAGCAAAGATCTTTCAAAGGAACGATGA
- a CDS encoding sulfotransferase family 2 domain-containing protein codes for MKPLRFMHIPKTAGTTFTCILKRQYFRKKSFHFIGDITSDIEKFKSLSKSDRENVVLFTGHESFMTGINRIDTATTITFLRDPVSRVKSFCQHVSEGKSPNLINDFPPESFNLDAFLESGNGELSNLQTKMLINYGRCAPPLLLENMSASEAKDLALDNLLNKISLFGLQEYFDESLIVFLLALNWRMPLYSSRNKKNPRKLIQFEKHHVKRIAELNSTDMEVYRLAKKRFKGLLESEAFDKKKLKRFHHINARSSFA; via the coding sequence ATGAAGCCCTTAAGATTTATGCACATACCGAAAACGGCTGGTACTACATTTACCTGTATTCTTAAACGCCAGTATTTCAGGAAAAAAAGTTTTCATTTTATTGGTGATATTACTTCGGATATAGAGAAATTTAAGTCGCTATCCAAAAGTGATAGAGAAAACGTGGTATTGTTTACCGGACATGAATCCTTTATGACGGGTATTAATAGAATAGATACTGCTACTACGATCACCTTTCTTAGAGATCCAGTAAGTCGCGTCAAATCTTTTTGTCAGCATGTCTCGGAAGGGAAAAGTCCAAATCTAATAAATGATTTTCCCCCTGAGTCTTTTAATCTCGACGCTTTTTTGGAAAGCGGAAATGGAGAGCTGTCAAACTTACAAACCAAAATGCTCATCAATTACGGACGCTGCGCCCCTCCGTTGTTGTTAGAGAATATGTCAGCCTCGGAAGCCAAAGACTTGGCACTAGATAATTTATTGAACAAAATATCGCTTTTTGGTCTTCAGGAATATTTTGATGAGAGCTTGATTGTTTTTCTCTTAGCTTTAAATTGGAGAATGCCACTCTACAGCTCAAGAAACAAAAAGAATCCCCGTAAGCTCATTCAGTTTGAAAAACACCATGTAAAGCGTATTGCAGAACTGAACTCGACAGATATGGAAGTCTATAGGCTTGCTAAAAAGCGATTTAAAGGTTTGCTTGAGAGTGAGGCATTTGATAAAAAAAAATTAAAACGGTTTCATCATATTAATGCGCGAAGCTCTTTTGCCTGA
- a CDS encoding shikimate kinase codes for MPYVIQYLRQEEKGKIVHPFFPPAQEKSLSEHKEFVHKVQGRATEDGSGDRQAMKNRVGGQQNFPERIVLTGFRATGKTAVGKALARLTGFRFLDTDQEICERMGCSVAEAVRQHGWQHFRDQEQTLLRELPSWQETIIATGGGAILHQREWEELHRDTFVVWLRTDLATTLARLALDHKTAAQRPALGIGKQEGGQNPAQEISAILEEREPLYQAGSDLVLDTEGKAPEELAGEIYTKLL; via the coding sequence ATGCCATATGTCATACAGTACCTGCGGCAGGAGGAAAAGGGAAAAATTGTGCATCCGTTCTTTCCTCCTGCTCAGGAAAAATCACTCTCAGAACATAAGGAGTTTGTGCATAAGGTGCAAGGACGAGCAACAGAGGACGGTTCAGGGGATCGGCAGGCTATGAAAAACAGGGTAGGGGGGCAGCAGAATTTTCCTGAACGGATCGTTCTGACAGGTTTTCGAGCCACAGGCAAGACCGCTGTGGGCAAGGCCCTGGCCCGCTTAACCGGTTTTCGCTTTCTTGATACGGATCAGGAGATTTGCGAGCGCATGGGCTGCTCCGTTGCCGAAGCGGTCCGTCAGCACGGCTGGCAACATTTTCGCGACCAAGAGCAAACCCTGCTCAGGGAACTGCCTTCCTGGCAGGAAACCATCATCGCCACAGGCGGCGGAGCCATTCTCCATCAAAGAGAGTGGGAGGAGCTGCATAGGGACACCTTTGTGGTCTGGCTGCGCACGGATCTTGCCACGACCCTGGCTCGGCTGGCCTTGGATCATAAGACGGCTGCGCAACGCCCTGCCTTAGGCATAGGCAAGCAGGAGGGTGGACAGAACCCGGCTCAGGAGATCTCTGCTATCCTGGAGGAGCGGGAGCCGCTCTATCAAGCTGGTTCGGATTTGGTCTTGGATACGGAGGGGAAAGCACCGGAGGAGTTGGCCGGGGAGATTTACACGAAGCTGCTTTGA
- a CDS encoding IS1380 family transposase, with product MKRFILEQSSDEIYTDCSGLALVGLCINRYSNLSGTVGRISENDSKLIPDTELLRSYLGLLCTGKSDYEAVTPMREDYYFQESLGIEQVPSAETLRQRFDQDADMLRKAAQKSSINLLKNADVPITPLKTGHIPLDIDVFPMDNSGTQKEHVGRTYKGCDGYAPIASYLGMEGWCLETELRPGTQHSQEGFLPYLERVIKQARRLTKRKLLVRLDSAHDAFDNLIDLRHRARVSSIIKWNPRREDVEALCQRAFQKGKVTEPRKGKRVALLKTRKRRDYGGRRRYFTRIIRVTERTVDKHGQLLLAPDISIEGWWTDLNFSPEKIISLYENHGLSEQFHSEFKTDLDLERLPSGKFATNSLIMTLGVFSYNILKIIGQFGLLGKNAPIRHPAKRRRIKTVLQELIYVAARVIRTGNRLKLRFSCHCPVYPAFVGLYNRLSGVF from the coding sequence ATGAAACGTTTTATTCTTGAACAGTCCTCTGACGAAATATACACTGATTGCTCCGGCCTTGCGTTGGTCGGATTGTGCATCAACCGTTACAGTAACCTTTCAGGAACAGTCGGCCGTATATCGGAAAATGACAGCAAGCTGATTCCCGATACCGAGCTTCTTCGCAGTTACCTGGGCCTGCTCTGTACCGGCAAAAGCGATTACGAGGCCGTGACACCCATGCGGGAAGACTATTATTTTCAAGAATCACTCGGCATCGAACAGGTTCCATCCGCAGAAACTCTTCGACAACGTTTTGATCAGGATGCCGATATGTTACGCAAAGCTGCTCAAAAAAGTTCAATAAATCTGCTTAAAAATGCTGACGTACCGATAACCCCACTTAAAACAGGCCATATTCCCCTTGATATTGATGTGTTTCCCATGGATAATTCCGGGACTCAAAAAGAGCATGTCGGACGCACCTACAAGGGATGTGACGGTTATGCACCCATCGCCTCTTATCTCGGCATGGAAGGGTGGTGCCTTGAAACAGAACTTCGTCCGGGGACACAGCACAGTCAGGAGGGCTTCCTTCCATACCTTGAGCGTGTGATAAAACAGGCACGAAGGTTGACCAAAAGAAAGCTGCTGGTTCGCCTTGATTCAGCTCATGATGCTTTTGATAATCTTATTGATCTGCGTCACCGGGCCAGGGTGTCCTCCATCATTAAATGGAATCCCCGAAGGGAAGATGTCGAGGCTCTCTGTCAGCGGGCTTTCCAAAAAGGCAAAGTGACTGAACCCCGCAAGGGAAAAAGAGTCGCTCTGCTGAAGACACGAAAACGTCGGGACTATGGAGGACGACGTCGTTATTTTACCCGGATTATTCGTGTGACCGAACGTACGGTTGACAAACACGGTCAACTCCTGCTTGCGCCGGACATCAGTATCGAAGGGTGGTGGACAGACCTGAATTTTTCTCCGGAGAAAATCATTTCGCTGTACGAAAACCACGGATTAAGCGAACAATTTCACAGTGAATTCAAAACAGATCTTGACCTTGAGCGACTTCCGAGCGGTAAATTCGCCACTAATTCACTGATTATGACACTTGGTGTCTTTTCTTACAATATTCTTAAAATAATCGGACAATTCGGCCTGCTCGGCAAAAATGCACCGATTCGGCATCCGGCGAAAAGACGGCGTATAAAAACGGTGTTACAGGAACTGATTTATGTTGCCGCCCGCGTCATCAGGACCGGAAACCGGCTCAAATTACGCTTCAGCTGTCATTGTCCTGTATATCCGGCATTTGTCGGACTGTACAACAGGCTGTCAGGCGTATTCTGA
- the rsmB gene encoding 16S rRNA (cytosine(967)-C(5))-methyltransferase RsmB, producing MMQKKVLTSRSLALETLVQWAGSGKPMQGFINKIIHDSGLKNEERQLAVMLVMGVLREQEYLDIVVSRFSKTKLAKMKPLTLAALRIGVVQICCLERIPDSAAVNETVKSLKKMGQPTWLCSFVNGTLRNIARNKESIPGPDKAGPGETPVLNHPAWLTARWQKRFGTEQMRAICWVNNTEPALCLQINQARTDPETLAAQFAEQGIISTPGSFSPDSLILPEQRGAVTGLPGFAEGLFQVQDQAARLACELLGPFTKQGRYLDGCAGLGGKTCILAALLPQEASLFAVDPDQRRFRLLQENLQRQGLAERVEVMQQQLEEFAETKEALFDGILIDAPCTGTGVIRKHPDIRWNRQPEDFVASQEQQLALLRTAAALVKPGGVLVYATCSLEPEENQEVVEQFLAANDAFTLTNCRDFLPASAASLVDAKGFFAPLPTEEIEGFFAARLVRV from the coding sequence ATGATGCAGAAAAAGGTACTCACCTCCCGCAGTCTGGCCCTGGAAACCTTGGTCCAATGGGCTGGCAGCGGAAAACCTATGCAAGGCTTTATCAATAAAATTATTCATGACTCGGGTCTGAAAAACGAGGAGCGTCAGCTGGCGGTTATGCTGGTCATGGGAGTCTTGCGGGAACAGGAATATCTTGATATTGTTGTCAGCCGTTTCTCCAAAACCAAGCTGGCCAAGATGAAGCCGCTGACCTTGGCTGCTCTGCGGATCGGGGTCGTGCAGATCTGCTGCCTGGAGCGTATCCCTGATTCAGCAGCGGTCAACGAGACCGTTAAGTCCCTCAAGAAGATGGGGCAGCCTACGTGGCTCTGTAGTTTTGTTAACGGCACCCTGCGTAATATTGCGAGGAACAAGGAGAGTATACCGGGACCGGACAAGGCAGGCCCAGGAGAAACGCCGGTACTTAATCATCCTGCTTGGCTGACAGCGCGTTGGCAAAAGAGGTTCGGGACGGAACAGATGCGGGCAATCTGCTGGGTGAATAATACGGAACCGGCCCTTTGTCTCCAGATCAATCAGGCGCGAACAGATCCAGAGACCTTAGCTGCGCAGTTTGCAGAGCAGGGGATAATAAGCACGCCCGGTAGCTTTTCCCCGGACAGTCTAATCCTCCCTGAGCAACGGGGGGCGGTGACCGGCTTGCCCGGTTTTGCTGAAGGACTGTTTCAGGTACAGGATCAGGCAGCTCGCTTGGCCTGTGAACTTCTGGGGCCGTTTACAAAGCAGGGCCGGTACTTGGACGGCTGTGCCGGGCTGGGTGGCAAGACCTGTATTCTTGCTGCGCTTCTCCCTCAGGAGGCCTCTCTTTTTGCGGTTGATCCAGATCAGCGACGTTTTCGGTTGCTGCAAGAAAATCTTCAACGACAAGGCCTTGCTGAGCGGGTAGAGGTTATGCAGCAGCAGTTAGAGGAGTTTGCTGAAACAAAGGAGGCCCTTTTTGACGGCATCCTCATTGATGCGCCCTGTACCGGCACCGGGGTTATCCGCAAGCATCCTGATATCCGCTGGAATCGGCAGCCGGAAGACTTTGTTGCTTCTCAGGAACAACAGCTTGCGCTACTGCGGACGGCTGCGGCTTTGGTTAAGCCGGGTGGGGTGCTGGTCTATGCGACCTGTTCGCTTGAGCCGGAGGAAAACCAAGAGGTGGTTGAGCAGTTTCTTGCTGCCAACGATGCCTTTACACTAACTAATTGCCGGGATTTCTTACCAGCATCGGCGGCTTCTCTTGTTGATGCAAAGGGCTTTTTTGCGCCGCTGCCCACAGAGGAAATTGAAGGATTTTTTGCGGCGAGGTTGGTGCGTGTGTAA
- a CDS encoding glycosyltransferase family 9 protein, translating into MTAGPVAILGGQGLGDNLLEMVLLENARRAGLQVTMFCSRMCELHSWFPQHRIAQTLQPEAVAHALAGFQLILFPKAPWPGIERAIAENWINYGRLYRKNANRAEDMAYISGRIFKLTEPTRLSGIRPPAPLQHRKYQQRICIHPTSAELSKNWLPERFLALAARLQTKGFEPVFIMSAAEQEDWQPTINDRFPLHSFAGVNQCAAFLYESGFFIGNDSGGGHLASCLDIPVLSIHGRKGKSRVWRPGWGQVEVVTPLLNVIGGSLRQHFWKYFLSVSAVERGFERLTNRV; encoded by the coding sequence ATGACGGCAGGACCAGTAGCCATACTTGGCGGTCAGGGCTTGGGGGACAACCTCTTGGAAATGGTTCTCCTGGAAAACGCCCGTCGAGCCGGTTTGCAGGTCACCATGTTTTGCAGCCGCATGTGCGAGCTGCACAGCTGGTTTCCTCAGCATCGGATCGCCCAAACGCTGCAACCAGAAGCGGTTGCCCATGCTCTTGCTGGCTTTCAGCTCATCCTGTTCCCCAAGGCCCCGTGGCCGGGGATTGAGCGGGCTATTGCGGAAAATTGGATAAACTACGGGCGACTGTATCGAAAAAACGCTAACCGAGCCGAAGATATGGCCTATATCAGCGGTCGAATTTTCAAGTTAACCGAACCCACTCGGCTCAGTGGCATCAGGCCGCCAGCCCCCTTACAGCACCGAAAATATCAGCAACGGATCTGTATTCATCCGACAAGTGCCGAACTCAGCAAAAACTGGCTTCCTGAACGCTTTCTGGCCTTGGCAGCACGTTTACAGACCAAGGGCTTTGAACCGGTGTTTATAATGAGTGCAGCTGAGCAGGAGGATTGGCAGCCGACCATTAATGATCGGTTCCCCTTACACAGCTTTGCAGGCGTGAATCAATGCGCTGCCTTTCTCTATGAATCTGGTTTTTTTATCGGCAATGATTCCGGTGGGGGCCACTTGGCCTCTTGCCTTGATATTCCTGTGTTAAGCATTCACGGACGAAAGGGAAAGTCCCGTGTTTGGCGACCGGGATGGGGACAGGTTGAGGTCGTCACCCCTCTGCTCAATGTGATAGGAGGCTCCCTGCGCCAACATTTCTGGAAATATTTTCTTTCGGTTTCAGCTGTGGAGCGGGGTTTTGAACGGTTAACAAACAGGGTTTAG